In Iodobacter fluviatilis, one DNA window encodes the following:
- a CDS encoding efflux RND transporter periplasmic adaptor subunit → MTRNSTIALAIAALFIGTAAGWWLKPTPNHATASAPVEARKALYWYDPMKPEQHFDQPGKSPFMDMELVPRYADTADSSSSTANASIKINPSLTQNTGLKLATAQRGTISQGIEVPGSVVFNDRDVAIVQARSNGIVERVYPLASGDIIQAGTPIAEVRVPEWLAAQNEYLALRHDAELAGAMLSRLQQLGMSTTQITRLKQSGQPQATITITAPRSGMIAELSVRQGMVLSLGAPLARINGLSSVWIEAEVPEAQAATLKIGAPIHALFTAQPNAPISGKVTALVPELNKETRSLRVRAEVPNPKGLLRPGMFARIALDNPDSSSALLVPSESIIATGKRSVVIMSDGQGRFTPSDVKTGREHQGQTEIISGLKEGEQIVVSGQFMIDSEASLRGVLARMNPAASAATSAHSDHATTAPVQATHQGQGIVKAIDSKQITLEHGAIASLNWPAMTMPFPLATPNLAKGIRVGQQVNFSFIEQGSVVQNIKVVATGGQP, encoded by the coding sequence ATGACTCGCAACAGTACCATCGCCTTAGCCATCGCCGCCCTTTTTATTGGAACTGCCGCAGGTTGGTGGCTAAAGCCAACGCCAAACCACGCCACCGCCAGTGCTCCCGTCGAAGCCCGCAAAGCCCTTTATTGGTACGACCCGATGAAGCCAGAACAGCATTTCGATCAGCCAGGTAAATCTCCCTTTATGGACATGGAGCTGGTGCCTCGCTATGCCGATACCGCTGATTCATCTTCATCCACGGCAAATGCCAGTATTAAGATCAATCCGAGCCTCACACAAAACACCGGTCTTAAGTTGGCCACCGCTCAGCGCGGCACGATATCGCAGGGAATAGAAGTGCCCGGTAGCGTGGTGTTTAACGATCGAGACGTGGCCATTGTGCAAGCACGTAGCAATGGCATTGTGGAGCGGGTATATCCACTGGCAAGCGGCGATATCATTCAAGCCGGAACACCGATTGCCGAGGTACGCGTGCCCGAATGGCTGGCAGCACAAAATGAATATCTAGCACTACGCCATGATGCCGAGCTAGCAGGTGCTATGCTCTCTCGCCTGCAGCAGCTTGGCATGAGCACGACACAGATTACCCGCCTAAAACAAAGTGGCCAGCCGCAAGCCACCATTACTATCACCGCGCCCCGCAGCGGCATGATTGCCGAGCTATCCGTACGGCAAGGCATGGTACTGAGCCTTGGTGCGCCTCTGGCGCGGATTAATGGATTGTCCAGCGTGTGGATCGAGGCCGAAGTGCCTGAGGCCCAAGCTGCCACGCTCAAAATCGGAGCACCAATTCACGCCCTTTTTACGGCCCAGCCCAATGCGCCGATCAGCGGCAAAGTCACCGCTCTCGTGCCTGAGCTGAATAAGGAAACACGTAGCCTAAGAGTACGGGCCGAGGTTCCTAACCCCAAGGGGCTGCTGCGCCCCGGCATGTTTGCACGCATTGCTCTGGACAACCCTGATAGCAGCTCGGCATTGCTTGTCCCTAGCGAAAGCATTATCGCCACCGGCAAACGCAGCGTGGTGATTATGAGCGACGGCCAAGGGCGCTTTACACCCAGTGACGTCAAAACAGGCCGCGAGCATCAAGGGCAAACTGAAATTATTTCCGGTTTAAAAGAAGGTGAGCAGATTGTGGTGTCTGGGCAATTTATGATTGATTCAGAGGCCAGCTTGCGTGGGGTATTGGCAAGGATGAACCCTGCGGCTTCTGCCGCCACCTCAGCCCATTCCGACCACGCTACCACCGCCCCTGTTCAAGCAACACACCAAGGCCAAGGCATCGTTAAAGCTATCGACAGCAAGCAAATTACGCTAGAGCACGGTGCGATTGCTTCCCTCAACTGGCCCGCCATGACAATGCCTTTTCCCTTGGCCACCCCCAATCTAGCCAAGGGAATTCGCGTCGGCCAGCAGGTGAATTTCTCCTTTATTGAGCAGGGCAGCGTGGTGCAAAACATTAAGGTCGTTGCCACGGGAGGTCAGCCATGA
- a CDS encoding Mu transposase C-terminal domain-containing protein has translation MTKFINVNSAFESITQEPQFLHPARILWIDKENDSAVLITIEDPPKQPWSISLTELDSLLQEKKIRHTVIKVPAFMLALEDEIDTKAKHIRETSWERIQPLLETKYLGEIFVPQAMGTMIAAHAKAINLPRKTLYRLLYRYWLFGGTKNALLPNYVRSGGAGKAKTFAKGKINGRPPKYLGLVTETKAKILTEEDKAAIKIGYALYKNNVVECVTDAYNRTLNKFYRAEHSVPGYSDDDFNLKPAHELPKLTQFQYWGKKAFDAITVLRSRKGERKWEKDHRALIGRANQGLFGPCHRFEIDATIADVYLVSRFNRNWIIGRPVVYVVVDVFSRMIVGIYIGLEGPSWNGARQALWNAFSNKVDFCRQFDIQINPSDWPCHHLPQEICADRGEMLGIAAENLATGLGIDLAIAPPYRPDWKAIVESRFRVLNRLTQIQWAPGGVAQRIKERGERDYRLDATLDLHEFTKIMVASVLHYNRHSRQPDWLNKDMIAQEIDSTPISLWNWGIEHGFGAPNIHSPELVYLHLLPKAKASVQAGGIYFEGMFYTSASDGDGMKFARARAKGREPIDVWYDSTKPEHIWIRNEDKSFTTYHLRASEIRYRGHRLEEIMDMLEIIKQSSPDDQYTELVSKVQLDDQVQSIINQATAEKKLSQEDISSAQQVAGIRANRTIERAAERAAHTNPVVTTPTINTTPTVQPVANISETYGQRGGEVIDLLSRLRKK, from the coding sequence ATGACCAAATTCATCAATGTGAACAGCGCCTTTGAATCTATCACTCAAGAACCACAGTTCCTGCATCCCGCCAGAATTCTGTGGATCGATAAAGAAAACGATTCAGCGGTTTTAATCACCATCGAAGATCCGCCCAAACAGCCTTGGTCAATATCATTAACGGAATTGGATTCACTGTTACAGGAAAAGAAAATACGCCACACAGTCATCAAAGTGCCGGCCTTTATGCTTGCACTGGAGGATGAGATCGACACAAAAGCCAAGCACATTCGAGAAACTAGTTGGGAGAGAATACAACCGCTATTAGAAACAAAATACCTCGGTGAAATTTTCGTCCCTCAGGCAATGGGCACCATGATCGCGGCGCATGCTAAAGCCATTAATTTGCCACGTAAAACCTTATATCGCCTACTGTATCGCTATTGGCTGTTTGGTGGAACCAAGAATGCTCTGTTACCGAACTATGTCCGCTCAGGTGGTGCGGGTAAGGCGAAGACCTTTGCTAAAGGAAAAATTAATGGTCGCCCACCCAAATACTTGGGGTTAGTGACGGAAACCAAGGCAAAAATACTCACCGAAGAGGACAAAGCTGCAATCAAGATTGGCTATGCCCTATACAAAAACAATGTGGTGGAATGTGTAACAGATGCCTACAACAGAACCTTAAATAAATTTTACCGCGCAGAGCATTCCGTCCCTGGGTACTCCGACGATGACTTCAACTTAAAACCAGCACACGAATTACCCAAACTGACCCAATTTCAATATTGGGGCAAGAAGGCCTTCGATGCCATTACTGTCCTTCGTAGCCGGAAAGGAGAGCGTAAGTGGGAAAAAGACCATCGCGCCTTAATCGGCAGGGCCAATCAAGGACTGTTTGGACCGTGCCATCGATTTGAAATCGACGCAACGATTGCCGACGTCTACCTAGTCAGCCGCTTCAATCGCAACTGGATCATTGGTCGGCCAGTGGTATATGTTGTAGTCGACGTATTTTCGCGAATGATCGTCGGCATCTATATCGGACTGGAGGGGCCAAGCTGGAACGGCGCACGACAGGCATTGTGGAATGCATTTAGCAATAAGGTCGACTTTTGCCGCCAGTTTGACATTCAGATCAACCCCAGTGATTGGCCATGTCATCATTTACCACAAGAAATCTGCGCTGATCGAGGTGAGATGCTAGGGATTGCGGCGGAGAATCTGGCCACAGGCTTGGGAATCGACCTAGCCATCGCGCCACCATATCGCCCAGACTGGAAAGCAATTGTAGAAAGCCGGTTTCGGGTACTCAACCGACTGACGCAGATTCAATGGGCGCCAGGCGGTGTTGCACAACGCATCAAGGAACGTGGCGAACGGGATTACCGCCTCGACGCGACACTTGATTTGCACGAATTCACCAAGATCATGGTTGCCAGTGTGTTGCACTACAACCGGCATAGTCGACAACCTGACTGGCTGAACAAAGACATGATCGCCCAAGAAATTGACTCTACGCCAATCAGCCTCTGGAACTGGGGTATAGAACATGGATTTGGTGCACCCAATATCCATTCTCCCGAGTTGGTCTACCTGCACCTGCTCCCGAAAGCAAAAGCTAGCGTGCAAGCCGGCGGCATCTACTTTGAAGGCATGTTTTACACGTCTGCATCCGACGGAGATGGAATGAAGTTCGCCCGTGCACGCGCCAAGGGCCGCGAACCCATTGATGTCTGGTATGACTCAACTAAACCTGAGCACATATGGATACGCAACGAGGACAAGTCGTTCACCACCTATCATCTGCGTGCGTCCGAAATCAGATACCGAGGACACCGGCTAGAAGAAATCATGGATATGCTGGAGATCATCAAGCAATCATCACCTGACGACCAATATACTGAACTAGTCAGCAAGGTACAGCTAGATGACCAAGTGCAAAGCATTATCAATCAAGCTACCGCAGAAAAGAAACTAAGCCAGGAAGATATCTCCTCAGCACAGCAGGTTGCCGGTATTCGAGCCAATCGTACCATTGAACGCGCGGCCGAACGTGCAGCTCACACCAACCCCGTTGTCACTACACCAACAATCAACACAACGCCTACAGTACAGCCTGTCGCCAACATTTCTGAGACCTACGGTCAACGCGGTGGTGAGGTCATCGACTTACTGAGTCGACTGCGTAAAAAATAG
- a CDS encoding TolC family protein, whose protein sequence is MARWIGPDRAAEPISGSLPVWQREPTSNDQSDQFSQQPDLHAASSQISAARAELALMEAGKRPDWGLELALQRSDMGQNQAMVKVSFDLPFFTASRQDPKIAAATANLQRAEAEKTARSAGYRQQYAELNAQGNALNSQLQRLKQQTLPLIQKQTELALAGLQSGKANSNAVLEARKTKRVAQLRALDLTSRLAAIQAQIFFLTGGH, encoded by the coding sequence TTGGCACGCTGGATTGGGCCAGATCGCGCCGCCGAGCCCATCAGTGGCTCACTCCCTGTATGGCAACGCGAGCCAACTTCCAACGATCAATCTGACCAATTTAGCCAGCAGCCCGATCTGCACGCGGCCAGCTCGCAAATTAGCGCCGCCCGTGCCGAATTGGCTCTGATGGAAGCAGGCAAGCGGCCCGACTGGGGCTTGGAGCTGGCGCTGCAGCGCAGCGATATGGGGCAAAACCAAGCGATGGTGAAGGTTTCTTTTGACCTGCCGTTTTTTACCGCCTCACGGCAAGACCCCAAAATCGCTGCCGCTACCGCCAACTTGCAACGAGCCGAAGCAGAAAAAACCGCTCGTAGTGCGGGCTATCGTCAGCAATATGCCGAGTTAAATGCGCAAGGTAATGCACTCAATAGCCAGTTGCAAAGGCTAAAGCAACAAACACTGCCCTTAATTCAAAAGCAAACTGAGCTGGCCTTAGCAGGCCTGCAATCTGGCAAAGCGAATAGCAATGCAGTACTTGAAGCGCGCAAAACGAAAAGAGTAGCCCAATTACGCGCACTTGATCTGACCTCCCGCCTTGCTGCCATTCAGGCACAAATCTTCTTCCTGACTGGAGGCCATTAA
- a CDS encoding TolC family protein, which produces MFPYALRSIVLLLCVASAQALTLDEALVAAQNYAPDLIVSRSGAAAAQSLTLSAGALPDPKLSFAIDNLPLEGEDQYRIGKSMRSIGLMQEFPNAGKRAAERQIATAAWQASSAQYRFAQLNVQRATTLAWLSLYYTQEKDQILDAQVIENQNSLNLSRAAIAGGAQSTVP; this is translated from the coding sequence ATGTTTCCTTATGCACTTCGCAGCATTGTGCTCTTACTCTGCGTGGCCAGCGCACAGGCACTGACCTTAGATGAGGCCCTCGTTGCGGCTCAAAATTACGCCCCTGATCTCATTGTCAGTCGATCAGGCGCTGCTGCAGCTCAATCTTTAACGCTATCTGCTGGTGCTTTACCTGACCCTAAGCTCTCTTTTGCCATTGATAACCTTCCGCTAGAGGGAGAAGACCAATACCGTATTGGCAAATCAATGCGCAGCATTGGCCTGATGCAGGAGTTTCCTAATGCGGGCAAGCGGGCAGCGGAGCGCCAAATCGCCACGGCAGCGTGGCAAGCCAGTAGCGCCCAGTATCGCTTTGCACAGCTTAATGTACAACGCGCCACCACACTCGCTTGGCTAAGCCTCTATTACACGCAAGAAAAAGATCAGATTCTTGATGCGCAAGTCATCGAAAATCAAAACAGCTTAAACCTCAGTCGCGCAGCTATAGCAGGGGGGGCACAGTCGACAGTGCCTTAG
- a CDS encoding TnsA endonuclease N-terminal domain-containing protein: protein MILFTKVEIVRGRRFKTQADIDRYISQGYGQGEGPQYLPWLRVQDVPSKGRSRKVQGTKVDRLHHLLSDVEFACFLTLEFSEQVIDIREQFPLFPTEQAIDIANQLGIRYPLYRGTQLHFVMTTDFLITLQATDGTRYLAARSVKTEGDLLPSSELKRTIEKLELEKALLQVQGVHDWKLVTEKTMGATLIENLIWLRKGKTLERHLLKPDTHSQFIHALEFYANKERTLASVIRASATSTHIPYTDGILLFKYLVLNKNICFDITKQELKLTGFCPLLTASNMPVSKVLKAA from the coding sequence TTGATTTTATTTACAAAGGTTGAAATAGTGCGGGGTCGACGATTTAAAACACAAGCGGATATAGACCGTTATATTAGCCAAGGATACGGTCAGGGAGAAGGGCCTCAATACCTGCCTTGGCTCCGAGTACAAGATGTTCCCTCAAAAGGGAGATCACGCAAAGTACAGGGAACAAAGGTAGATCGTCTTCACCATCTACTTTCCGATGTAGAGTTTGCCTGCTTTCTTACCTTAGAGTTCTCCGAACAAGTCATCGACATCAGGGAGCAATTTCCGCTATTTCCCACAGAGCAAGCGATTGACATCGCCAATCAACTCGGAATCCGCTACCCGCTCTACCGTGGCACACAACTGCATTTTGTCATGACCACAGATTTCTTGATCACGTTACAAGCTACCGACGGCACACGCTATCTTGCCGCGCGTTCGGTCAAAACCGAGGGCGATCTATTACCCTCCAGTGAATTAAAACGCACAATCGAAAAATTAGAACTAGAGAAAGCGCTGTTGCAAGTGCAAGGTGTGCATGACTGGAAACTCGTCACGGAAAAGACCATGGGGGCCACACTTATAGAGAATCTGATCTGGTTACGCAAAGGAAAAACTCTGGAGCGCCACCTTCTCAAACCGGACACGCACTCACAATTCATACATGCGTTAGAATTCTATGCCAATAAAGAGCGCACATTGGCGTCGGTCATCCGTGCTTCTGCAACATCAACCCATATCCCTTACACCGACGGCATCCTCCTTTTTAAGTATTTGGTGTTGAATAAGAATATCTGCTTTGACATCACTAAACAAGAATTGAAGCTGACCGGGTTTTGTCCATTGTTGACAGCAAGTAATATGCCCGTATCCAAGGTATTAAAGGCCGCATAA
- a CDS encoding helix-turn-helix domain-containing protein has protein sequence MRNPNNASARMNQYERGEHTPDFDTLKRIANVLDVPVAYFYCENELTASILQAAEVLNEEQKLALLVSIREMVITEKEK, from the coding sequence ATGCGCAATCCCAATAATGCTAGCGCACGCATGAACCAATACGAACGTGGGGAGCACACACCCGACTTCGATACGCTTAAACGTATTGCGAACGTGCTTGATGTGCCAGTTGCTTATTTTTACTGTGAGAATGAATTGACGGCCTCTATTCTTCAGGCTGCTGAAGTACTAAATGAAGAACAGAAATTAGCTTTGCTTGTGTCTATTCGTGAGATGGTCATTACTGAAAAAGAAAAATAA